A stretch of DNA from Candidatus Zixiibacteriota bacterium:
TAGAACAGGCAATGGTAGGAATATCCAGCAGAATCCCCAGATGAGTTGCCAGCCCGACCTTTCTGGGATGAGCAGTCCCTCTGCCTGGAAAGATGAGTAAGTCGGGGAGTCCGACTTTTTCTAAAATAGACAATATCGCAGGCCCACAGGAAAAAGCAAAATAGTTCGGGGTATATGGAAATAAGAGAGGAAATTTCCCGGAGACAGAGTCGAGTTTTTTTAAATCCGGAAAAGTGAACCTAACTATGGATACGGCTAAATTTGAAGGTTTGAAATTTATCCCCACCCCGGCTACTACTCTGATTTTCTGAAATCGATCTTCTGTTATAATATATCTTGCAAGCCGCTCTTGAATTCTCTGAGCCTCATCTAAGCTTGCGTCCCACGAGTGAGAGTGAAATATACGCATATGTTTACCTTATTTATGCAGGAATCTCTGAGAAGCCTGTATCTGCGGGGCTATTCCCGCCAAAGGCGGGACGCCTACGAGCACTATTTTTCGTCCGAATTTGGATCCTGTGGATAGGTCGGGCACCCTTGCCCGACTGCACGCTTTCATTGTATATAGCCATCTAATCTATGAAGACCATGCTTCTTTGCCATATTCAAAGCATCGTTATACTCTTGAGAGGTAATCCTCCGATCTAAAGCAGGAAAATCTTTTGCTCCGTATGCGGGATGATATTGATCCATCAAATTGACGTAAGAATTCTCCGAAAGCTCAGAAGCTATGAATTTCATTACTTCCTCTGTTCCGGCTAAGTTTTCCGGAAGGACCAGGTGACGGATGATAAGACCGCGCCGAGCAACTCCTTTCTTATCTGTAATGAGGTCTCCAGTCTGTCTGTGCATCTCCCGTAGGGCAGATTTTGCCACCTCTGGATAATCCGGAGCATCAGATAATTTTTTGGCTACTTCCGGATCAGAATATTTGAAATCAGGCATATAGATGTCAAATACCCCGTCTAAAAATTTCAGAGTTGATACCAGGTCATATCCTCCGGTGTTGTAAACCAGAGGCAAATCCAG
This window harbors:
- a CDS encoding endonuclease V, which gives rise to MRIFHSHSWDASLDEAQRIQERLARYIITEDRFQKIRVVAGVGINFKPSNLAVSIVRFTFPDLKKLDSVSGKFPLLFPYTPNYFAFSCGPAILSILEKVGLPDLLIFPGRGTAHPRKVGLATHLGILLDIPTIACSKRALTRNYSEPKKRKDSYEYIFEGKEKVGIALRSRNNTKPIFVSPGNKISVDSSSKIILHCCTKYRLPEPLRKAQILARKEIPRTNSS
- a CDS encoding radical SAM protein, with translation LDLPLVYNTGGYDLVSTLKFLDGVFDIYMPDFKYSDPEVAKKLSDAPDYPEVAKSALREMHRQTGDLITDKKGVARRGLIIRHLVLPENLAGTEEVMKFIASELSENSYVNLMDQYHPAYGAKDFPALDRRITSQEYNDALNMAKKHGLHRLDGYIQ